In the Mytilus trossulus isolate FHL-02 chromosome 1, PNRI_Mtr1.1.1.hap1, whole genome shotgun sequence genome, one interval contains:
- the LOC134691441 gene encoding uncharacterized protein LOC134691441 yields the protein MAAGSGLNHAYKTECLQAQIYGEITDAVLEYADNCQFRLNMDIWPVSTLCTDMATNPTFSFLLGDYCDPQCFFGTKNGGTTCICKIGYWNTTCDTECPGGATNPCSGYGSCDDQTGACACPLNKQGADDCSLCSDGWIGPDCQIAENNLNGNKSVAFASQLGHMTNLDGLSFIVREPSVYTLLTVSDVLVIQGKFIICHQNYTCITFLSVRLGDSTHGYATITIKAPKLDTNKPIVYLENQETSVDETLYFHGFYLERLDLDELKMTIADNAEILVRLQGQYLTMEFLLNFKYLELTSGLLSGSGEDNSTLKLEQLLYREIYSPDVCTYSGSIQGSSPSPIVYTLDFNSVVLAKNTSLSSSLDFTRFAVTSCNEFIHYPSIHEKKQNVGGYSLNFASSIIYGDVDLYTSIGSNITFEFLTKLNNETDKGGVLFSFSNSKLFIVQVYSDSVQIIYENQTYTTNLTLQYNEWNKVVVMYYGELGDFDIYVFNSEGNIKRRSYVLPLNIFSDPGTLSIGHWQPPYNGKVLTAPEAFSGLIDNFLVWKISLEPNIVTDIFQKDPLDIQHLLSSLWQFDEGQGSATSDYLQGTVINLPISPWVPPEWIPSDVYYVKNTYPKVTYVYYASSTIQTQAESICHQIVNNTHTSCSNVSSATKQIFYTACLQIYSATVNLPSAYNVILSFGKICQTSQDLLASPTTILCNSITTIDKENSGCSRTCVYGEIITDGSCSCAHGYYGSSCTNICPGGSDSPCNNHGTCNTAGLCECVWNWNGSVDCGTCTSGMKGPDCRVLYEGSSHGTKAYITSKADFMGFNGYQISLDTISGVYTVFDSPTNFAVEVYQVNCIFGSCIIGVSIKTSSTQIVILPSGQDDMPPIVYQDTVKLVYGVTTVMSEMTMELKSYNDLQISIGTSTIKITVQNQGIDIALEVQSSVCSIATGIIGNCTGTSDTYETYSQNELMHYVETAYVSVDGPIVHTLLAVFGQNVTLNSGFALAFNQTSSVSETLIYRDNDTVNSQAFSLSMYFKPTAEGGVLLAYSKNTTFSILNSNPVTIECGTKSISTTISPHIGEWNQVIITFDGTNNQIYFYHYGPNITISYGVISDFCPNLFLEGGKIALGEWIPSFESEKYTYTGSFVGEIEEASIWKDPILPSLIFQAESLNVKLSGFLNNVSSLWSFSEGVGYTAFDSVLGNDMSLPSSPWQSPVWVVSDKTLKVINDEVVININTQQEAVSLCTNFFTAVSSSCSSVSSSTTFWFKNQCILLGSSTSNVSDSITVMISFATVCGIAGGSTSALFNSMCSLNTSVPFWLSQVCNNCGFGYLGSDGACICYYGFHGTHCDQFCPNGITLPCNDRGVCDTSGMCQCEGHWSGSACSSCATGWEGNECVVMATGQPANQSVLVAQISTNGQMISFDGHLVDLTIKGVYLLFGHSDELVNVYGHMSTCYDTLRPHLCLRDIVIDVDGTFYYIRSKNSFMESKVVIYTNSAEINVYDKYTTSKMEILISQTNFLSVTFINMELSVKMIYVDNGLIMTMSYLNNKWISEAILIDGILTSCETKSAIQLAACNSSRTSICTNSVNTTSEGSCVGQLNFLAVELFMNSYVFTDNIVNEKLERQYIITGPACLLFSGSGIYVSEVEMPTTVFTVEFHVKPTAVNGPMLTYHTASHQTIVVNYKTGIVIIADEIVYQTNILIELYVWNQINLVWKPNGYKLEVYLISGSGTTVVKEISCPFNIFETGGTLTVGQIGDGVTSLFPIGTFNGFIDELRIWTRPHSPSIVRNNWRISVTDKTPDLHAVWSLNEGTGYVASDLKNSQHMYMVYYDKTPTWAASDLDLSPGVDLKLPELTTLTPLNTAIDTTRCDELLKSSELTTNCAGLENILSSLHDQCVILVQTTGNPDMAEVILLSFSDYCKDAKNLTDSPIKSMCNLVDVFEEYVSWYGGSCSNECIFGFANNSICSCDSSHYGSSCSGVCELGPMGACNSQGTCDSSSGQCTCHAHWYGQSVSVSQYWRSFSTLFTATISVSSYSCVDCSLGWHGTDCNFVVQNIEGRQSYAAGLIFASYITTLGGASYRIILPGIYNVYSVAGLSVQAVFWPCNGDIFCRQIKEISINSGGQTVSVMRYNDTLQPMHVRGSTTFEFPTTTTVAGISIKWIVSEYIRITVGSFTVLVADSNIGLICRFKVGKDSGRTARGLLGNADNTWWMDLVSPTDQSGVNSSFIDQGLSATYTGSWTKKEFGSSLKSVHTWHTDRQQNLSTSGYLLHLTLQTATYTNIHMTKDITAFTISFWIRIQVHLRNQVLIVYQMDGQNLTLSAENGNLGIHWGNTWTSALEMKVGSWIYTAITWKSVDGEFLIYMMTDGGLQYKAIRNVHVSSVFNIEGMYLFGNNDSPLEIDHARIWKVSKSLDTILSGMSVYVDDITSDNELLSVIGFDEGTGLVSNMATPTSSSTTQLPGTITEPESDDLWLPSDIPTAKSYLPKDTAPSNVNASVLNDCIAALNNSDVQQYCNDVSNITEFFLEACLMDYANVGENATYILLVHNLIFYCQSTFNVDECKLKDYFDYCTDTDTESKDEIMLIIIIAICCIIPIIIFMLCCCCWWKGLLCFKKKKPVTDSHKEKIVKEDCEEDVDEDMAYSRSRITSRNGNFLFEDNEGFGRLDSRTGSALSASDFPILLSFDPIEEENMASPAPPRGTLFTPAPTLSKPSHSGGPRSKSSLLATLSSIIPQVRSRPKGDHPSPADIQIQDTNMDDEGNQNVSLPNPMTFSRHTNATPVFGKKSPSVFTKQSSATPVFGKSQSNGQSKQELDDNGRPVSASSVGSRAKSHSPFVIPGNNDDERKVETASPFQPEDAHSYSVMNRGYSPEVGEMEPVFSKSHHEPLPVLTEVPSMETFKPENIGKKKSQRKGRKTKAADAIHAPVGTTTGNDYSGKNSANIGTVAPMLPKSLPMASKISPFETFKPNTDGKKGTGTKGRTSSASDALHAPDGTLFEKVEEVIIRPPSYKAPSSPGLLIDLDDAFD from the coding sequence ATGGCTGCTGGGAGTGGTTTGAATCATGCTTACAAAACAGAATGTTTGCAAGCACAGATTTATGGAGAAATTACAGATGCAGTACTTGAATATGCAGATAATTGTCAGTTTAGGTTAAATATGGACATTTGGCCAGTATCAACACTGTGTACTGACATGGCTACTAACCCAACGTTTAGCTTTCTTTTGGGTGATTACTGTGACCCACAGTGCTTCTTTGGCACCAAAAATGGAGGCACaacatgtatttgtaaaattgGGTACTGGAACACAACATGTGACACTGAATGTCCAGGAGGAGCAACCAATCCATGCTCAGGATATGGATCATGTGATGACCAGACAGGAGCATGTGCCTGTCCTCTGAACAAGCAAGGAGCAGACGATTGTTCTTTATGTTCTGATGGATGGATTGGACCAGATTGTCAAATTGCAGAAAACAATCTAAATGGTAATAAATCAGTTGCTTTCGCATCCCAACTTGGTCATATGACAAACTTAGATGGTTTGAGTTTTATAGTACGAGAACCATCAGTGTACACACTGCTGACAGTTAGTGATGTGCTGGTCATACAAGGAAAATTCATCATATGTCATCAAAACTACACCtgtattacatttttatctGTCCGTCTTGGAGATTCCACACACGGATATGCCACAATCACAATCAAAGCTCCAAAACTGGACACTAACAAACCTATTGTCTACCTTGAGAACCAGGAAACATCAGTTGATGAGACCTTGTACTTTCATGGATTTTACTTGGAGAGATTAGATTTAGATGAATTAAAGATGACCATTGCTGACAATGCAGAGATTTTAGTTAGATTACAAGGCCAATATCTAACCATGgagtttttgttaaatttcaagTACCTGGAATTGACAAGTGGATTGCTAAGTGGATCAGGAGAAGACAATTCAACACTCAAACTTGAACAGCTACTGTATAGAGAAATATATTCACCAGATGTGTGCACATACTCAGGAAGTATTCAAGGATCTTCACCCTCGCCTATAGTGTACACTTTGGATTTTAACAGTGTAGTATTGGCTAAGAATACATCATTATCTAGTTCACTTGACTTTACCAGATTTGCAGTAACATCTTGCAATGAATTCATACATTACCCATctatacatgaaaaaaaacaaaatgttggtGGGTACAGTTTAAATTTTGCCTCATCTATAATATATGGTGACGTAGACTTGTACACAAGCATTGGGTCCAATATAACATTTGAATTCCTTACCAAGTTAAACAATGAAACAGACAAAGGAGGTGTGTTGTTCTCATTTAGTAACAGCAAATTATTCATTGTTCAAGTATATTCTGACTCTGTTCAgataatttatgaaaatcaaacataTACAACAAATCTAACCTTACAATACAATGAGTGGAACAAAGTAGTGGTTATGTATTACGGAGAATTGGGAGACTTTGATATATATGTCTTCAACAGTGAAGGGAACATCAAAAGAAGAAGCTATGTTTTGCCATTAAACATATTCAGTGATCCTGGAACATTATCCATAGGTCATTGGCAGCCACCATATAATGGTAAAGTACTCACAGCACCAGAGGCATTCAGTGGACTAATAGACAATTTCTTGGTTTGGAAAATATCGCTAGAACCGAACATTGTAActgacatttttcaaaaagatccGTTGGATATACAACATTTGCTAAGTTCTCTATGGCAATTTGATGAGGGCCAAGGCTCTGCAACATCTGACTATCTCCAAGGAACTGTTATTAATTTACCTATATCACCATGGGTACCACCCGAGTGGATACCATCCGATGTGTACTATGTAAAGAACACGTATCCAAAAGTCACTTATGTGTACTATGCAAGTTCAACTATTCAAACACAGGCAGAAAGTATATGTCaccaaattgtaaataatacacaCACGTCATGCAGCAATGTATCTTCAGCaacgaaacaaatattttacacagcTTGCCTTCAAATATACAGTGCAACCGTCAATTTGCCATCTGCATACAATGTGATTTTGAGTTTTGGAAAAATATGCCAGACATCTCAAGATCTTCTTGCATCCCCAACAACTATATTGTGTAACAGCATAACAACAATTGACAAAGAGAACAGTGGATGTTCTAGAACCTGTGTTTATGGAGAAATAATAACAGATGGTTCTTGTTCTTGTGCACATGGCTATTATGGATCATCATGTACTAATATATGCCCTGGTGGATCTGATTCACCATGTAACAACCATGGAACATGTAACACAGCAGGGCTTTGTGAATGTGTCTGGAACTGGAATGGATCAGTGGATTGTGGAACATGTACTTCAGGAATGAAAGGACCAGACTGCAGAGTTTTGTACGAGGGTTCCTCTCATGGCACAAAAGCATATATTACAAGCAAGGCCGACTTCATGGGATTTAATGGTTATCAGATATCATTAGATACAATATCTGGAGTATATACAGTGTTTGACTCCCCAACAAACTTTGCTGTGGAAGTTTATCAAGTGAACTGCATATTTGGCTCTTGTATTATTGGAGTTTCAATAAAAACATCATCAACTCAAATTGTAATTTTACCATCAGGGCAAGATGATATGCCTCCAATCGTTTATCAGGATACAGTTAAATTAGTGTATGGTGTGACTACCGTTATGTCAGAGATGACAATGGAATTGAAATCATATAATGACCTCCAGATTTCTATTGGAACAAGTACTATCAAAATAACTGTACAGAATCAAGGCATAGATATAGCATTGGAAGTTCAATCTTCAGTCTGTTCAATAGCAACTGGAATCATTGGAAATTGTACTGGGACAAGTGATACCTATGAAACTTACAGTCAAAATGAACTCATGCATTATGTAGAAACTGCGTATGTTTCTGTTGATGGGCCAATCGTTCATACATTGTTAGCTGTGTTTGGTCAAAATGTGACATTAAACTCTGGGTTCGCTTTGGCATTTAATCAAACTTCATCTGTATCAGAGACATTAATATATAGAGACAATGACACAGTGAACAGTCAAGCATTCAGTCTAAGTATGTACTTCAAACCTACTGCAGAAGGAGGTGTTTTATTGGCATACAGTAAAAATACAACATTCTCAATACTTAATAGTAATCCAGTTACAATAGAATGTGGAACAAAATCAATCTCAACAACTATCAGTCCACACATTGGTGAATGGAATCAGGTAATCATAACATTTGATGGAACCAACAACCAGATATACTTCTATCATTACGGTCCGAATATAACTATCAGTTATGGAGTAATAAGTGATTTCTGTCCGAACTTATTCTTGGAAGGTGGGAAGATTGCTCTAGGAGAATGGATTCCATCATTTGAATCAGAGAAGTATACTTACACTGGGTCGTTTGTTGGAGAAATAGAAGAGGCATCCATCTGGAAAGACCCAATACTACCTTCACTTATTTTCCAGGCAGAGAGTCTGAATGTAAAATTATCAGGATTTCTAAACAATGTTTCATCGTTATGGTCATTTTCTGAAGGCGTTGGATATACAGCATTTGATAGTGTTTTAGGAAATGACATGAGTCTTCCAAGTTCCCCATGGCAGTCACCTGTATGGGTAGTATCTGACAAAACATTGAAAGTTATAAATGATGAAGTTGTCATTAATATCAATACTCAACAAGAAGCTGTCAGTCTTTGCACAAATTTCTTTACTGCTGTTTCAAGTTCCTGTAGCAGTGTTTCATCAAGTACTACATTCTGGTTTAAAAATCAATGCATCTTACTTGGAAGTTCTACTTCAAATGTTAGTGACAGTATTACCGTTATGATAAGCTTTGCAACCGTATGTGGTATAGCTGGAGGCAGTACAAGTGCATTATTTAATAGTATGTGTAGCTTGAATACATCTGTACCATTCTGGCTTTCACAAGTTTGTAACAACTGCGGATTTGGCTATTTAGGATCAGACGGAGCTTGTATTTGTTACTATGGTTTCCATGGAACCCACTGCGATCAATTCTGTCCGAATGGAATTACTTTACCCTGTAATGATAGAGGAGTATGTGATACAAGTGGTATGTGCCAATGTGAAGGTCACTGGTCTGGATCAGCATGTAGTAGTTGTGCTACAGGATGGGAAGGAAACGAATGTGTTGTCATGGCAACGGGACAACCTGCTAATCAGTCCGTGTTAGTAGCACAAATAAGTACAAACGGTCAGATGATCTCTTTTGATGGGCATCTAGTTGATTTGACTATCAAAGGcgtatatttattatttggacACTCAGATGAATTAGTTAATGTTTACGGACACATGTCAACATGCTATGATACTCTCAGGCCACATCTTTGCTTAAGAGATATTGTCATCGATGTCGAtggtactttttattatatccGATCGAAGAACAGCTTCATGGAGTCTAAAGTTGTAATATACACAAATTCGGCTGAAATAAACGTTTACGACAAGTATACCACTAgtaaaatggaaattttaatCTCCCAAACTAATTTTCTATCAGTAACCTTCATTAATATGGAACTATCAGTCAAGATGATATACGTAGACAATGGACTCATTATGACAATGTCATACTTAAATAACAAATGGATTTCTGAAGCAATCCTCATAGATGGCATACTTACATCATGCGAAACAAAGTCTGCTATTCAACTGGCTGCTTGTAACTCTTCAAGAACAAGTATTTGTACCAATTCTGTCAATACCACATCAGAAGGTTCCTGTGTCGGTCAGTTGAACTTCCTTGCAGTTGAGCTCTTCATGAACAGCTATGTATTTACCGACAATATTGTTAATGAAAAACTAGAACGACAGTACATTATAACAGGTCCAGCTTGTCTCCTGTTTAGTGGATCAGGGATTTACGTTAGCGAAGTTGAAATGCCGACAACCGTCTTTACAGTCGAATTCCATGTCAAACCAACAGCCGTCAATGGACCGATGTTAACATATCATACAGCCAGTCATCAAACTATTGTCGTTAACTACAAGACTGGTATTGTCATTATTGCTGATGAGATCGtgtatcaaacaaatattttaattgagctTTATGTATGGAACCAAATTAATCTCGTTTGGAAACCGAATGGTTATAAACTAGAAGTTTACCTTATATCGGGTTCAGGTACCACCGTTGTGAAGGAAATATCATGTCCGTTCAATATTTTCGAAACAGGAGGAACCCTTACAGTGGGACAAATAGGTGATGGCGTTACTTCATTGTTTCCAATCGGTACATTCAATGGATTTATTGATGAACTGAGGATATGGACACGTCCACATAGTCCATCAATTGTCAGAAACAATTGGAGAATTTCTGTAACAGATAAGACACCAGATCTTCATGCAGTATGGTCATTAAATGAAGGAACTGGTTATGTAGCATCAGATCTAAAAAATTCACAGCACATGTATATGGTATATTATGACAAAACACCTACTTGGGCGGCATCAGACTTAGACCTGAGCCCAGGTGTTGATTTAAAACTTCCCGAATTGACAACATTGACACCACTTAATACTGCTATAGATACAACACGATGCGATGAACTGCTGAAATCTTCAGAATTAACAACTAACTGTGCTGGTCTGGAAAACATTTTATCATCTTTACATGACCAGTGTGTGATCTTAGTGCAAACAACAGGAAATCCCGATATGGCAGAAGTTATACTCTTAAGCTTTTCTGATTACTGTAAGGACGCTAAAAATTTAACAGATTCGCCAATTAAAAGTATGTGCAACCTAGTAGATGTATTTGAAGAATATGTATCATGGTATGGAGGATCTTGCAGTAATGAATGCATTTTTGGATTTGCAAACAATAGTATTTGCTCATGTGATTCATCCCATTATGGATCATCTTGTTCTGGTGTGTGTGAGCTAGGACCAATGGGAGCTTGTAATTCACAAGGAACATGTGATTCGTCATCTGGACAATGCACTTGTCATGCTCATTGGTACGGACAAAGTGTTTCAGTCTCACAATATTGGAGATCATTCTCAACATTGTTTACCGCTACCATTTCAGTTTCTTCTTATTCATGCGTAGATTGTTCACTTGGATGGCATGGAACTGACTGCAATTTTGTGGTACAGAATATTGAAGGTCGTCAGTCATACGCGGCTGGTTTAATATTCGCGTCATACATTACAACTTTAGGAGGTGCATCATATAGAATAATATTACCAGGAATCTACAATGTGTACAGTGTTGCAGGATTATCAGTTCAAGCCGTTTTCTGGCCATGTAATGGCGACATCTTTTGCcgacaaattaaagaaatttctaTTAATAGTGGTGGACAAACTGTCAGTGTAATGAGATACAATGATACATTACAACCAATGCATGTTAGAGGCTCAACAACCTTTGAATTTCCAACAACAACAACAGTAGCGGGCATAAGTATAAAATGGATTGTCAGCGAGTACATCCGAATAACAGTTGGATCGTTTACCGTATTGGTAGCAGATAGTAACATCGGACTTATCTGTCGATTTAAAGTAGGTAAAGATAGTGGACGGACAGCCAGAGGATTACTTGGTAATGCAGACAATACATGGTGGATGGACCTTGTATCACCAACTGATCAGTCCGGTGTAAATTCCTCATTCATTGATCAAGGTTTATCGGCTACATATACTGGTTCGTGGACAAAGAAAGAGTTTGGTTCATCACTTAAATCAGTTCACACTTGGCACACAGACCGACAACAGAATTTATCAACATCAGGGTACCTGCttcatttaacattacaaactgcTACTTATACTAACATACATATGACTAAGGATATAACTGCGTTTACAATTTCTTTCTGGATTCGAATACAGGTACATCTAAGAAATCAAGTTCTTATTGTTTATCAGATGGATGGTCAAAATCTAACTTTATCAGCTGAAAATGGTAATTTAGGAATACATTGGGGAAATACCTGGACATCTGCATTAGAAATGAAAGTTGGTTCATGGATATATACAGCTATAACATGGAAGTCTGTAGATGGCGAGTTCCTTATCTATATGATGACCGATGGAGGGTTACAGTACAAAGCGATAAGAAATGTTCATGTATCATCTGTATTCAATATTGAAGGGATGTACTTGTTTGGAAATAACGATAGCCCATTGGAAATCGATCATGCTAGAATTTGGAAAGTGTCGAAATCTCTCGACACTATTCTGTCTGGAATGTCCGTTTACGTTGATGACATAACTTCAGATAACGAACTACTGTCAGTAATTGGATTCGATGAAGGCACAGGACTTGTTTCAAATATGGCAACACCTACGTCTTCTAGCACAACACAATTGCCCGGTACAATTACTGAACCAGAAAGCGATGATTTATGGCTTCCTTCTGACATACCAACTGCAAAATCATACTTACCGAAAGACACTGCTCCATCAAATGTAAATGCGTCTGTTTTGAACGATTGTATTGCAGCATTAAACAACTCTGATGTACAGCAATATTGCAACGATGTAAGCAACATTACAGAATTCTTTTTGGAAGCTTGCTTGATGGACTATGCAAATGTTGGTGAAAACGCTACGTACATACTGCTTGTACATAACCTAATATTCTACTGTCAATCAACTTTCAATGTCGATGAATGCAAATTGAAAGACTATTTTGATTACTGTACTGACACCGATACAGAATCAAAAGACGAAATAATGCTGATTATTATAATTGCTATCTGCTGTATAATACCCATTATCATATTCATGttatgttgttgttgttggtgGAAAGGACTTCTCTGTTTCAAAAAGAAGAAACCTGTTACAGACAGTCATAAGGAAAAGATCGTAAAAGAAGATTGTGAGGAGGATGTTGATGAAGATATGGCCTACTCCAGAAGTAGAATAACTTCACGTAACGGAAACTTCTTATTTGAAGACAATGAAGGATTTGGCCGGCTTGATTCTCGTACCGGTTCTGCCTTATCAGCATCAGATTTCCCTATTCTCTTAAGCTTTGATCCAATTGAGGAAGAAAACATGGCTTCGCCAGCTCCACCTCGTGGTACACTCTTCACCCCAGCTCCTACTCTATCTAAACCATCTCATTCAGGTGGTCCAAGGAGTAAATCATCATTACTAGCTACCTTGAGTAGTATTATTCCACAAGTGAGGTCTAGACCGAAAGGAGATCATCCAAGCCCTGCCGATATACAAATTCAGGATACTAATATGGATGACGAAGGAAACCAAAATGTTTCACTACCAAATCCCATGACATTTAGTAGGCATACAAACGCAACGCCagtttttggtaaaaaatctCCGTCAGTTTTCACAAAACAGTCATCAGCTACTCCTGTATTTGGTAAATCTCAATCGAACGGACAGTCGAAACAAGAACTTGATGATAACGGCAGACCAGTTTCCGCATCCTCTGTTGGATCAAGAGCCAAATCTCACTCGCCGTTCGTTATACCGGGTAATAATGACGATGAAAGGAAAGTGGAAACAGCCAGTCCATTCCAACCTGAAGACGCCCATTCATATTCTGTCATGAACAGAGGTTATTCGCCGGAAGTCGGAGAGATGGAGCCTGTTTTCTCAAAATCTCATCATGAGCCGTTACCAGTACTGACTGAGGTCCCATCAATGGAAACATTTAAACCCGAAAACATTGGAAAGAAAAAAAGCCAAAGGAAGGGCAGAAAAACTAAAGCTGCTGATGCAATACATGCACCCGTTGGAACTACGACAGGAAATGATTATTCTGGCAAAAATTCTGCAAATATTGGAACGGTAGCGCCTATGTTACCAAAGTCCTTACCTATGGCGAGTAAAATATCGCCATTCGAAACATTCAAACCAAACACTGATGGAAAGAAAGGAACTGGAACTAAAGGGAGGACTTCAAGTGCATCGGATGCTCTGCACGCACCAGATGGAACTCTTTTCGAAAAGGTCGAAGAAGTAATTATCCGACCTCCATCGTATAAGGCACCATCATCGCCCGGACTTTTGATAGATTTAGACGATGCATTTGATTAG